The Osmia bicornis bicornis chromosome 12, iOsmBic2.1, whole genome shotgun sequence genome contains the following window.
gtgatttcggtttgttttatagggtttgcttagggattgctcttatgggcagtcaaacttttcttttcaggttCCCCTGTACCCTTCCTCCCACTGCCCGCCCCCATTgtcttttcttccctttttttaattttgaaaattttgagcaTTCGGTTGTCggaaatactgttaaataatatatgaatttattgttttcagaatattattaaatacgaTAAAGTTTTAAGTAGAGttttattcaaagttttatttaaaatgaaaattcattttattttgtgattggtgataaattatttcaaagaatatttgttcatttgaaatagcttattagatttttattctgctttatttaaacaaaagtagaTGGTTGTTGTTGAAGTTGTTTAGTTTTGATTTTTGGTCGCGATGTTTCGTTTCAAGCTTACGGAGaagctaattaaattacttttataaattttcaaattcttttcctGAAAAGCAAAGTCCACTCGTGATTTTCTCTTCAGTTTttccatttacaataaatttgcattgaaaagtgtatcgaataatataatgcaataaagtCAAATAGAATCATGGTTGTACTTACGTATATTGCAGTAAAAGAcagttgtttcaattaaaattttatatattattggTTACTAAATGAActaatgttaaatattatgcaataaaatgaaataattaatgtttctAACTGAAATCACTTACTTAAtagcaattttttttataaatctttttctgcttttattttggtactgaaattcgtttttaattaatattttgtgtCTAATTGATGTTTTCTTATTTGGAAATGACTCGTTAACCATTACTTTgatttttgtgaaattttattgttactaatttatcttcttttcaggtattacatttttttctctttgtaTGAATTCGATTAATGAGTTTCTGTTGCAGAGAAATATCTTTATAGGAAGTGTGAATTAATAATATCAGATAATAGAATggaagaaatgtaatataaaatctaGCATCTATAAATGGAATTCAATCTATTCAATTAAGTAAAACAAGgtgaaaatgattgaaaaggGGAAGTGATTCTGAGTGGTAATATCTGAACCgtattattttcgaaaattgtatttaatccttttttgtttatttcagGCAGGTTGTAAATTTATGATTATGGCTACATGAGCctcattattttcttaaattatgtttaatcCTTTTCAGTTTGTTTGAAGAAGTATTCTGGCGAGGACaacaaaatcaacaaattcaatgtacttatttatgtatatccctttaaatttttatatagacTATATACGACGTTATAATGACTTTATGGTGATTAAGATATAATCGTcaaacactgcagtgtttaaTTAGGAAGCGTTATGTTTAAGTGAATTTTTAACACTAAACGTATCATGACCGGTTGTAAACTTTTGATTAGAAAATTCGCATAAAATGTTATCGCTTTTTCACATTTGTCTTCATGactttttctattaaatatatacaattaattttacttcatttatttatatttttgtttgttGTGGTACAAATAGGTATATATTAAATCTCGGTACGTTTAGTGTTAATATAATTACGAGCGCTCGTTTAAGTAGCCATTCTTAGTAATATAAGTATGTAGgacaaatatgcaattgcatatttattaattacagatctgtaaccaaaatcaaaattaaaaaatgttgcgataggaataaaaagcaaaaataaaaagtagatatatgtatagataagtagataggtaggtaataaataaaaatgatgctCCTTTTGTTGTTCGTTTGCACAACAGTCAAAAACGTTTTGCAAATGTACATCAAGAGGatgatattaaatgaaaataaaaatttgcataaatggagggTGGATGGGATGAGGTAGGGCGGGTCTCCAAACCGCAGCAACCTCCTCGTGGTGAGACCTgggcaatcgttattatttgatgggtaattaataactgtatcattatttctatggtacgtttattaattatacaggAAATAATACGAGCGAATTGGCTGCGAGGTTTGTAGGttgtttttctattttatttctgctATATTTATCTGTTAATTTTTGCACTTTACATAACTGAAATGATAGAAAAGTTTAAGTCAATCAAATAAATAACTCAGTTGCttctttaaaatgatttatttaccaaGGTGTATGGAGTGAATACAAGTTTGTGAAgcaattgtaataataattgttcagTCTTGTGCTGTTTTTGACTGGTttctaaaaaaagaagaatcaaaGAGTGAAAATTAGGTATTTTCGAATGTCAGTCTGCGGCGCGGTAAAAGAGGGACTGGTAAAACAGGCGCAATTATCATACAGGCTATGCTTTCTGCACGCAGATGGTAGCCCACCTTGGGGTATCTGGGACCCCGTAAATCATGTCGAGTCTTTTGTATCTGTAGTCATTGCTATAAGCAAAATTCTGAGCAATGAGTAGGTTGGAGTAGGTATAGGTATAACCTTCACATCCTACAAATGTTCATTCTAGATTTTAGCCGGTGTCCCATTCTGTCAGGGagagattttattatttatatgtatctctaatatttcaataaaatacgTAGGAAAAGCTTGTTAAACTGTGTGAAGTGAAGAATTTgttgtaaaaatatacttttttgCAAAACACTTCTATAGGAATTAATAACATACTTTAATAAAGTGTAAgagtttattattattgaaaatggTAGTCAGGAAGTATCAGgaagaattaaattatttagagAAAATATCTGATGTGTGTTGGAGAATAAAGAAAGGTTTTCAGCCTAATATGAAGGTAAATATTCTTGGTTTCAATAAATTACACCAAGTTTTGAAAGCATTCCGAACTGATGTGCATCTCTATTTGCAATTTTCATAGGTTGAAGGTGTATTTTATGTAAATGATACATTAGAACGTTTAATGTTTGAAGAACTACGTAATGCATGTAGGCCAGGTACAGTAGGTGGATTTCTCCCAGGTATGAAACAAATTGCTAATGTAGCTGCTCTTCCTGGAATTGTTTGGAGATCAGTTGGGTTGCCTGATGTTCATTCTGGATATGGTTTTGCCATTGGTAACATGGCAGCATTTGACATGAATGACCCAAAATCAATAGTATCACCTGGTGGAGTAGGTTTTGATATAAATTGTGGTGTTCGTTTGTTGAGAACTAATTTATTTGAAGAGGATGTTACACCAGTGAAAGAACAATTGGCTCAAAGTATGTTTGATCATATTCCTGTTGGTGTTGGGTCAAAAGGAATTATTCCTATGAATGCACATGATTTGGAAGAAGCATTAGAAATGGGGATGGACTGGTCTCTTAGAGAAGGTACTAACTTGTATGTTTATTAAAacgaattttttattaatataagaTACCTTGCATAGGCTATATCTGGGCTGAGGACAAGGAGCACTGTGAGGAGTATGGTAGGATGCTTAATGCAGATTCTTCAAAGGTATCAATGAGAGCCAAAAAACGTGGTCTTCCACAGTTAGGAACATTAGGAGCAGGAAATCATTATGCTGAAATtcaagttgtagaagaaatcTATGATAAGTGGGCTGCTTGTAAAATGGGTATCGAAGAGAAGGGTCAAATTTGTGTTATGATTCATTCTGGTAGCAGAGGATTTGGGCATCAAGTTGCAACTGGTAATATAAATGTGGTGTGATTATCAGTAATCACAATTTGTTTCATTGTATGATGTATTACAGATGCACTTGTTCAGATGGAAAAAGCTATGAAAAGAGATAATATTGAAACTAATGATAGGCAGTTAGCTTGTGCTCATATAAAATCTAAAGAAGGTCAAGACTATCTAAAAGCAATGGCAGCAGCAGCAAATTTTGCATGGGTTAACAGAAGTTCTATGACGTTTCTCAGTCGTCAGGCATTTGCGAAACAGTTCCAAATGTCTCCCGATGATTTAGATATGCATGTTATATACGATGTTTCTCATAATATCGCGAAGATAGAGGAACATATGGTAGAGGGTAAACAGAAAACCCTTCTAGTACACAGAAAGGTAAATTAAAACGCGAGAGACATTAGTTCACTTtgtgtaaatattttttaatcgcGTTTGCTGTAGGGATCTACAAGAGCATTTCCACCTCATCATCCTTTGATTCCGGTTGATTATCAATTAACGGGTCAACCAGTTCTAATCGGCGGTACTATGGGAACTTGCAGCTACGTTCTTACCGGTACCGAACAGGGTATGAAAGAGACATTTGGATCAACGTGTCATGGAGCTGTAcgtatttcaaaatttactCCTGCTATGATCGAGGTATTAATCTTCAAATCAAATACAAATTCTTCCTTTTAGGGGCGAGCTTTGTCTAGAGCTAAATCACGTAGGAATTTGGATTACACGGACGTACTAGAAAAATTAGAGCGACAAGGAATATCAATTCGGGTTGCTTCGCCTAAATTAGTGATGGAAGAAGCACCCGAGTCTTATAAAAATGTAACCGATGTTGTAAATACATGTCACGCGGCCGGTATCtctaaaaaatgtataaaattacGACCAATCGCGGTTATCAAAGGATAATCACTTTTTCAGGAAATATTTCTGAATTGTTAATGATGACTGAATTGCTGCTTCGATTTACAGCATAACATcacgtttatttattattgaatttgtatgatttgttacatatattaaatactctttactttttgtaaattatgtaaatgtaGGGAATAtcttataattaatttgtaataaaaatacctgcaaaattatatttaaatattttaatatttacatatgtCTAATTTCTActtcgtttattttttaaggAACTGCTAAATAATGGAGACcactttaaaaatattacattagcgttttattagataaaatgtacaGTTACCTACTATCGAAGTAAGAAAGCTATATTAGACTAATTCGTTCGACTTTACACGGAAATTAAATTCGCAGTGTTACGCTGAACAAATCCTCCAGTGACTAAAAGAAGTGGAGAACAGAACAGAACAGAACAGAAGAGAACAAAAGGTAAGGTACTTACATACATAGGAAGACAAGGTTTCTCGTGTACGTAGATAATGGAAGCAAACCATCACCATAAATAGTAAATATATCTATACGTATATCTATTTAGATCGAAAATTCAGAGTACAGAGTATACAGCAGCGAACATATTCGACGCGCTCAGATTGTGAACCCTcgagagaagaaaaagtatGGAAGACTAGTCGCTGGAGGAGTTGTTTACAGAAATACAAGACCGACCAGCTGGATGAAACTGGTCTGTACTGCATTTCATtgacaattataaaattacgttataaaataataattatcctAGAAAACTTATGATAGATGATAGTCAGGAGATGGTTCAGCTACAGATTCAGTAGTGAACAATGGATTTGGGAACTCTGGTGGGTGTGGCAGTGGTCCAGCAGTCTTTGGCTGGCGACGATACGCCATTAGCCAGCAGGAGACAGCAATAGCTACAGCTACTAGTGCCAGCAGTGCTGTAATTACTAATGCTATCACAAAGCCGACCATAGATACACAAATGTCTTCCACTCTTTGAGCTGAAGCAACTGTAACAAAAGCAAATTCCATTTTAGCATACCAAggttctcttttattttttactacAGAAAGAGTAATAAGTTATCTTACTTTCAGTTGGATCTGCTGTAAACCTCTCTTCTCTCCTTTCCAGAGTGAATATCAGATTCGACTGGATTGTTATTTCTTCTCGAAGTTGACCTTCGTAGTTGTCTGCGATGCTCAAAGAAGTGTCGTTCGTTTCGGAATCAACGTCTCGTCGGCGACGACCGAACGCATTGTATCCTCGACAGTTTACCTATAACATTCATTTAAGTATTATCATCTACCTTTCCTTCTTTGTTACTTCAGTGTACTTCATGGTAATTAATTGATACTTACAGGTTGACAGCGACCGAAGCATACACGGATATTGCACTGGAATCGAATATTGTTGCTGCTTGGGAACTTGAATGCGTTGAAGCTGGCCATCAGCGTCTGTGTTTCAGGGTTCTGTTCCCATTCGCCAAATATCGTTGGGTCTGTCGCACAACCATTCTCGTCTGTTACTATGTACTCGTTTTCCAAATTGTCTTCCATCGTTTTAGCCACGCAATTTCGAGCAAATCCACCGTAAATAGCTGGAATGTTTTAAGCAGGTGTTGAAGTTTTGAAAAACtcgtgaaataatttttctttttaatgtaTACTTACTTGACGGCTGAACTTCGACCTGCAACATTAGGTTGTCTCCAATTTCGGCCGAGTTAATTTCGTTTCCATTTTGAGTGACGATCTTCATCAAACAGACTGGCGGTGGACCAGTATTGGCGATGGTTCCAGCGGTTGTTAACATGGAGACATTAAAGCCAAGAGTGACATTTTGTTCTCCTGTTTGATATATACATTTGATGTGATAAGCCTGGGTCTTGTATGTCATCAATTTCGGGTGCTTTTGTATGACCAGTACAAAGCTAGCTTGTCCctgaaattatataattttgtgtTACGTATTGTAATTATATCTTCGATGAACGTTTCTAAAGATAAAACTTACGTTCACGTGTATCAATCCACAATTTCCAAATGCCACTTTGAATATCTCGGTCTTGTGCATCGTTTCTACAGGAATAGAAACAACTCTTCTGCATTGTTCGTCCTTACTATGACCTTTAACATATAGTACTCCATCAAACTCTTGGTCGTGAAGATGTATTTCGACCTGCACTCCATCCGACAAGCAGCTGACTACCAtttctggttttggaaaatcGGTTCGCCATCGGTTTTTGTCAcctattaaataaaaattttattcattaattttaccgtttatatcaagaaattCTTGTACGTAAGAACGATTTCTTACAGCATTGTTTGTAAGCATTTCCAATGTAGCCGTTGATGCATATGCAGATAGCTTGATGTCGAGTAGCATTGCAAAATGCATACGAGCCACACAGTTGGCTCATACAAGGATCTTCGCAGGTTTGACTGGTTTTGTCACAGAATCTATTGTCAGCACAGTCGTCGTCGTGTTTGCATTCAATTATGTCGGCTGTGAAATAAAGATACTATTAATTCAACAGATCCATAGAAGTATGattgatataaatattaaatttatcttGCATCTTACCTAATTTACAATATCCATTGCCGTCTAGTCTGTATCCGTGTTGCGTTGGACAGACACACCGTCCATATTCGTCGATGATCATGCCATTTTCCAAAGCACACACGCAATATCCTTCGTTGTTAATGATCATTCCAGTTTGTTTGTGGCAAGGTATGCACACTTCGCTCTCGTCCTTAGCCGTTCCAGGTGGACAGATACAATTGCCATATTCATCAAGGATCTGACCCTTCTCCACTGGACATACATTAGCTAGAAAAGGAAAACGTACATTTAGATAGATTTCTACATCAATTCTTCCTTTTGGAACATGTTTAAGGACAATTACTTTTTTCACAATGAACAACCGCGTTTCCTCTGTAACCAGGAATGCACTCGCATATCATAGTCCTCACAGGAGTTGTATCCAGGACTTTGCAGTCCGCATTCACTCCGCAAGGCTCGATTTTCACGCAAGGATTAATACATTCGCCATTGAAGCAGGCGGTTTGAGATGGACACTCGTTGTCTGCCTTGCATTTCTCTGTCACTGAAATCAAACCAGTCGAAAATAAGCCAAAGTCTAATagattaaaaagaaacttaATAGATGAGCTTATTCTTACATTTGGTGCATCCCAGTTTGGCATCACCGATGTAACCAGGAGGGCAAGCGCACTCGACCACATGGTTGTACACGTTACAGTCCATGTTCCCGGTGCAAGGATTCACGGCACAAGGATTCTCGCATCGATTGTTGACGCAAGCCTTGTTCGTCGGGCAATCCGAGTTGGTCCTGCAACCAAGAAGAACACAGGCCGCTCTTGGATTACCTCCATAGCCAGGTGGACATTCACAGATGGCCTTGTGATTGATGCCATGACATTCTGCGCCTTTTCCACAAGTGGACAGGGACGGCGAGCACACTGAAACGCAGTTGTGCTGTATGCAAGCGTGTGATCCACTGCAATCTCCATCCGTGCGACATCCGGCGactgaaaaaataaatgcaaGTTCGCAATAAAGAGTAACAAGATCGTTCAACGAgtaaaatgaagaagaaaagaaaagaaaaattaatccTTACCCTTGGTACACACTACGTCAGGATTTCCATCGTAACCCAAAATACAAGAACAAATTGGCTTGTGATTCGCGACGCTGCATTCTGCGTTTGGTCCGCAGGCGCAAGGATTCTTACATACAGCGTTCACGCAAGATTTGTCCAATGGGCAATCGCTGTCTCTGGTACATTCGACCTCTAGAATCGGCTTGGTGGCCTTGCAGAGTCCACTTCCGCTGCTTACATAGCCACTAGGACACACGCAAACCATCGTGCGAACAGGGTAAGTCGGTAGCACCCTGCACTCCGATGGTTCGCTGCATGGTTGGATCACAGAGCATGGATTCTGACATTTGTTGTTAAAGCAGGCCAGCGAATCTGGACAGTCTCCGTCTTCCTTGCACTCTGGTCTCTCTTCCGGTTTGCAATTCACGTAAGGATTGCCTGTGTGCTGAGACGGGCAACGACAGATTGGCAGATGGTTGAAGACTCTGCATTCGGCACGCGGTGAACAAGGGTTGCTATGGACGCATGGGTTGATGCATTGCATGTTGATGCAAGAGTGATCGCCGGGACAGTCGCCATTGCTATAGCACCCTATCACTTTGCAGCGATCCAGAGCATTTCCGTGATAACCCTTACGGCAACGACAGTCGGCTTTATGGTTGTTAGGGTAACATTCGGCGTTCACGCCACAATTATCGGACACTAGGCAAGGATCGACGCAGTTGTTGTTCACGCAAATCTTGTCCAAAGCGCATTCACTGTCTCGTCTGCACTCTACGGAGTAGCAGGCGATGTCTGGGTTGCCTTGGTAGCCTTCCTCGCAAGAACAGATCGGTTTGTGGTTTCTGACATAGCAGGCAGCGTTGGTACCGCAGTTGCATGGGTTTCTGCATTGTCTGTTGATGCAGGCATCTTTATCGCTACACTCGTCGTTCGTTGTACAGCTACCGATGACTGCTATTTGAACTGAAACGAGGAAATAGAATATTATTCGAGTGAAATTGTTAGACTGTCACGTATCGAATTGGtcgtgtaatattttcttaCTTGGTCTGCAAACACCATCGATGTCAGTGGTCCAGCCTTCTGGACAAGTGCAGGTCATGGTCCTCACTGGAAGCGTATCAAGAACATTGCATCGTGCGTTCTCCAGACATGGTTTAATAACCGGGCATGGATCGATGCATTTGTTCTTGATGCACACCAGTTTGTCGGCGCACTCGATGTCGATTCTGCATTCTGGCTCGTCAAGTGGTGTCGTTGGACGATGCTCGCAGTAGGAATAGGGATTTCCAGCAGGGATGTTCTCGGGACAGCGACAAGTAGCCAGGTGATCTTGAACGTAGCAGACAGCATTCTGAGCACACGGTGAATCTTCGATGCACGGATTTATGCAGCGTCCGCTGCTGCAGGCGAGATTTCGAGGACAGTCGTAATCAGCGCTGCACTCGACCCTCTCGCAATGCACTTCCGGATTGCCGAGGTAGCCTGCACCGCAGCGACAAACGGCGCGATGCTTTTGACCGTAACATTCTGCATTGATTGCACATTTGTTCTCCAGAATACAAGGATTCACGCATTGGCCGTTGTAACAGGTGGCTGCGTTGTTGCATTCGCTGTCCGACTCGCAATCCACTATAAAGTGAAATGTTACGAAATTAAACGAttagataaaaatttacatGGAATACTGTAAAGAGGTGTAACTTACGTTTGAAACAACCCAATTGAGGATTTCCAGAATATCCAGGTGGACAGGAGCAGGATGGATAGTGATCGACGACGTTGCATTTTGCGTTTGGACCGCAATTGCACGGGTTGATGCACAAGTTATTGACACATGCAGCATTGCCCGCGCATTCGCTATTCGAAGTGCACTCGGCCACAATTTCCGCTGCAAAGAATCATTGTTGGTGAATCGCGTAAAAGTTAgtctaaatttttattaatcctCGTTTGAGCAACTTGATatccatttgataatttctcGCCCTGTACTTACGTGGTACACAATTGATTCTCGCATCACCAACATAGTTAGCAGGACATCTGCAAACTGGATTATGATTATCCACGTAACACAAGGCATTTCTGCCGCAGGTGTCTTCAACAACGCATGGATTCACGCAAAGAGCGTTGATGCATTGTTTGTCATTTGGACACTCGCTGTTAGCGTAACATTCTGGACGAACTGGTGGTAGTGGCACTATAGGAACTAAACGTAGAGGTTTTATTATGCTTGTGAATGATCCGAAGTTAATTAGAATTCCTACGAGTTGAAACTTACGTCTGATGCACTCGATGTAAGCATTGCCGGTGAAATCAGACGAGCATTGACAGATTCCTGTGTGGGACGTAGATTTGCATTGTGCATTAAAACCACACTGAGTGGTAAGACAAGCCTCAATGCAAGTTCCATCGATACATTTATCCGAATCATTGCAATCCTGATCTTGATGACACTTGACATCTTCTAACACtgaaagatattttttatatcGTTTAAAAATATGTCCAAAAATGGGCTAAAATCATTGCTTCCCCAAAGTATCAATATTTACCAATTTTCTTGCACAGTCCATTGATGTCAGTGATGGTATTCGGTGGACAGCTACAAATCATTGTTCGAAGTGGTACCGTGTTCAATACCTTGCATTCTTGCTCACCAGTGCACATGTTCGAGGACAGACAAGGATCTTGACATTTTGTATTGATGCATGCCAAAGATGGTGGACATTCGCTATCCTCTTTGCACTCCACTTCGATGGCCACACC
Protein-coding sequences here:
- the LOC114871693 gene encoding RNA-splicing ligase RtcB homolog, whose translation is MVVRKYQEELNYLEKISDVCWRIKKGFQPNMKVEGVFYVNDTLERLMFEELRNACRPGTVGGFLPGMKQIANVAALPGIVWRSVGLPDVHSGYGFAIGNMAAFDMNDPKSIVSPGGVGFDINCGVRLLRTNLFEEDVTPVKEQLAQSMFDHIPVGVGSKGIIPMNAHDLEEALEMGMDWSLREGYIWAEDKEHCEEYGRMLNADSSKVSMRAKKRGLPQLGTLGAGNHYAEIQVVEEIYDKWAACKMGIEEKGQICVMIHSGSRGFGHQVATDALVQMEKAMKRDNIETNDRQLACAHIKSKEGQDYLKAMAAAANFAWVNRSSMTFLSRQAFAKQFQMSPDDLDMHVIYDVSHNIAKIEEHMVEGKQKTLLVHRKGSTRAFPPHHPLIPVDYQLTGQPVLIGGTMGTCSYVLTGTEQGMKETFGSTCHGAGRALSRAKSRRNLDYTDVLEKLERQGISIRVASPKLVMEEAPESYKNVTDVVNTCHAAGISKKCIKLRPIAVIKG